Below is a genomic region from Pseudarthrobacter sulfonivorans.
CGAGTGGGTCATCGACCGGACAGCGTTTGGCGATGCGGCCCCGGTCATCCCAGGCGCAACCTTCGTGGACGAGCTCTCGCCCTACATCGAGCGGAAGCTCTTCACCGTGAATACGGGGCACGCCTCCGCTGCGTACTTCGGCTTTGAGGCCGGGCTGGAAAAGATCTCCGAGGCCATGGCCGACCAGGACGTGGCGGAAGACGTCCGCGCGGTCCTCGAGGAAACCAAGCAGCTCCTTGTGGCCAAGCACGGCTTCAACAACGATGAGCAGGAGGCCTACGTCCAGAAGATCCTGGTCCGGTTCTCCAACCCACATCTGCCGGACACCGTGAACCGGGTGGGCCGCGCCCCGATGCGCAAGCTCAGCCGGCACGAACGGTTCATCGGCCCGGCTGCCGAACTGGCCGAACGCGGGATCGTGCCGGAGGCGCTCCTGGGTGCCATCGCCGCTGCCCTGCGCTTCACCGACCCCGCCGACGCCGAGGCCACCGAGCTCGCGCAGATCCTGGCGGCATCATCGGCGGCTGACGCCACGGCCAAGATCACCGGGCTGGCGCCGGAGCACCCGCTGTTCGCGGCGGTGTCCACGCTGGTGGAGGAACGCCAGGCGGAAGGGGCGAAGGCCCCGGCCTGACCCTCTCTCACTTCCTGCGGGTTTTCCCGGAACCCTCTCTCACTTCCTGCGGGTTTTTGGCCAACGCTCTCTCACCTGTGAACTGCATGGATGAGCGAGCGTTGGCGTTTTAAGGCACCGAAAGTGAGAGAGGGTCTCGGGGGGATAGGGTCGCAAGCCTTGTGGAATGCTGGGGAGATGACCACGAACCCCGGCGCCCTGACCGCCTTGCTGACTGCCGACGTCGACGGCGGGACCTTCCGCCTCAGGCACGCCGTGTCCGGGGACCTGCCTGCCATCGTGGCTCTGCTGGCCGACGATTCCCTGGGCGCCAGCCGCGAACTGGGCCACGGGATGGAGCCCTACGAGCGGGCCTTCGAAGCGATCGACGCCGACCCCTGCCACCTGCTCGTAGTGGGGGAGTACGACCCGATGGGGGCAGCCGACGGCCCCGTCGTGGCCACCTTCCAGCTGAGTTTCCTGCCCGGCATTTCGCGGCAGGGCTCCTGGCGCTCGCAGCTTGAGGCGGTCCGCGTGGCGGGCAGCCTTCGTGGCCAGGGCCTGGGAAACCTGATGGTGGGGTGGGCCATCGACGAGTCCCGGCGCCGCGGCTGCACGCTGATGCAGCTGACCACGCACAAGACCCGGACGGCCGCCCACCGGTTCTACGAACGCCTCGGCTTTGACGCCAGCCATGAGGGCATGAAGCTCACGCTCTGACCCCGGGACGCTATGCCTTCTTGGAACCCTTGGGCACAAACAGCGTCTCGGCCTGCTCCAGGGACATGCCGTTGGTCTCCGGCACCTTGAACATCACAAAGAAGAACGACGCAGCTGCGAACAGTGCGTACATGGCGTAGGTCAGGGGCAGGGAAGCGGCAGCCATCACGGGGAAGCTGAGCGTGATAGCGAAGTTGGCCACCCACTGCGCGGCCGCGGCCAGGCCCAGGGCGCGGGCCCGGATCCTGGACGGGAA
It encodes:
- a CDS encoding mannitol-1-phosphate 5-dehydrogenase encodes the protein MKAVHFGAGNIGRGFVGLLLHQAGYEVVFADVADALIDQLAAADSYNVHEVGENPIVRTVDNFRALNSGTQEAALVREIATADIVTTAVGPHILKFVAPAITKGIAARAAGLAPLQVMACENAINATDILRAEVAALWDDAAGSLDDAAVFANTAVDRIVPNQAPGQGLDVTVETFYEWVIDRTAFGDAAPVIPGATFVDELSPYIERKLFTVNTGHASAAYFGFEAGLEKISEAMADQDVAEDVRAVLEETKQLLVAKHGFNNDEQEAYVQKILVRFSNPHLPDTVNRVGRAPMRKLSRHERFIGPAAELAERGIVPEALLGAIAAALRFTDPADAEATELAQILAASSAADATAKITGLAPEHPLFAAVSTLVEERQAEGAKAPA
- a CDS encoding GNAT family N-acetyltransferase, with amino-acid sequence MTTNPGALTALLTADVDGGTFRLRHAVSGDLPAIVALLADDSLGASRELGHGMEPYERAFEAIDADPCHLLVVGEYDPMGAADGPVVATFQLSFLPGISRQGSWRSQLEAVRVAGSLRGQGLGNLMVGWAIDESRRRGCTLMQLTTHKTRTAAHRFYERLGFDASHEGMKLTL